In Streptococcus respiraculi, one DNA window encodes the following:
- a CDS encoding GH92 family glycosyl hydrolase, which yields MKSILEQIDTRYGSNNCHAYSNGNTLPYTGLPFGMNYFVPQTTDTQGSWFFNPTVPIFQGIRLTHQASPWIGDYAWLLLTPVTGKMTQASLFHRQSSYRPNEATFNPHHLVIHSERYQIQTELAPTTYGACFKLNSLTQQDLSLFLHSEKGCSFEQIDEYSIRGCVKDVTETTRKPITLYVHLRFDRPVTEVRQLELDTVLEFATPNLEIQLGTSYISHEQALFNTPDFDFKDCKSKAKESWLHYLHRFDITDSGNSDTRMFHHALYRTFLFPQTFYEQTPEGQEIHLDLTSNQVRPGKFFTNNGFWDTFRTSFPLFSLVAPEQYAAFLEGFLHFYQETGFLPKWLAPDERGMMPGTLIDGVIADACSKDIAPHLHEQLFTAMLDTAEKTDPNGIFGRHGADIYKQLGYLPYTQFHESVSHTIDYTYSDFCIASVAEALGHMNTAREYKKQSQNYQLLFDSETGYLRAKDEKGNWRPNFSPYSWGQDYAECSSIQATLGILHDVDGVKQIMGGSKSLTNYLVELCNSQPLFEVTGYGYEIHEMSEMSTQNFGQLAISNQPSFHIPYLFQKSLRPEYTSLLIKGIRKESFQPGFEAYPGDEDNGSMSAWYIFSCLGFYPLCPGKDEYVCGVPLFPQVKIYLPTSDTWLTITSHNNYSHFNFVNSITLDDKPVTNFSHKELLATKQIVFNLSWLPTS from the coding sequence ATGAAAAGTATACTCGAACAAATTGATACCCGCTACGGTTCTAACAACTGCCACGCTTACTCAAATGGCAACACCCTTCCCTACACGGGACTTCCATTTGGCATGAATTATTTTGTTCCCCAAACGACCGATACTCAAGGTTCCTGGTTCTTCAATCCGACCGTTCCGATTTTTCAAGGCATACGGCTGACTCACCAAGCAAGTCCTTGGATTGGAGATTACGCCTGGCTGTTACTAACTCCTGTTACAGGAAAGATGACACAAGCTAGCCTCTTTCATCGGCAAAGTAGCTATCGTCCCAATGAAGCCACCTTTAATCCACATCACTTGGTGATTCACTCCGAGCGCTACCAGATTCAAACGGAGCTTGCGCCTACAACCTATGGCGCCTGCTTCAAACTAAACAGTCTCACACAGCAAGATCTTTCTCTTTTCCTCCATAGTGAAAAAGGATGCTCATTTGAGCAGATTGACGAGTATTCCATCCGAGGTTGCGTGAAGGATGTAACTGAAACAACCCGAAAACCGATTACCCTCTATGTCCATCTGCGGTTTGACAGACCAGTAACAGAGGTCAGACAGCTAGAGCTCGATACTGTGCTTGAATTTGCTACACCAAATCTCGAAATTCAACTTGGGACTTCTTATATCTCCCATGAACAGGCCCTATTTAATACACCAGACTTTGATTTTAAAGACTGTAAAAGCAAGGCTAAGGAAAGCTGGCTCCATTACCTACACCGTTTTGATATTACTGATAGTGGTAACTCCGATACTCGCATGTTTCACCATGCCCTCTACCGGACCTTTCTTTTTCCTCAGACTTTCTATGAACAAACCCCCGAAGGACAAGAAATCCACCTCGACCTTACCTCCAACCAAGTCCGCCCCGGAAAATTCTTTACCAACAATGGCTTTTGGGACACCTTCCGCACTTCTTTTCCTCTCTTTTCCCTTGTCGCACCTGAACAATATGCGGCTTTCTTAGAGGGATTTCTACATTTCTACCAAGAAACAGGATTTCTGCCAAAATGGCTAGCCCCTGACGAACGCGGTATGATGCCTGGTACCCTAATTGATGGGGTTATCGCAGATGCCTGTAGCAAAGACATCGCCCCTCACCTCCATGAACAGCTTTTTACAGCCATGTTAGATACCGCTGAAAAGACAGACCCGAATGGTATCTTTGGGCGGCACGGAGCTGATATTTACAAACAACTAGGTTATCTTCCTTATACACAATTTCACGAAAGTGTTAGCCACACTATTGACTACACCTACAGCGACTTTTGCATTGCAAGTGTCGCTGAAGCACTCGGACACATGAACACCGCTAGAGAATACAAAAAACAATCCCAGAACTATCAACTGCTCTTTGATTCTGAAACGGGCTATCTAAGAGCAAAAGATGAAAAGGGCAACTGGCGCCCAAACTTTTCTCCCTATAGTTGGGGACAAGATTATGCAGAATGCTCTAGCATTCAAGCAACTCTCGGCATCCTCCACGATGTAGATGGAGTCAAACAGATTATGGGCGGCAGCAAATCCCTTACAAACTACCTCGTTGAACTTTGCAACAGTCAACCCCTCTTTGAGGTTACAGGCTATGGTTATGAAATTCACGAAATGAGTGAAATGTCGACCCAAAACTTCGGCCAGCTGGCTATTTCCAACCAGCCTAGTTTCCATATTCCGTATCTATTCCAGAAGAGTCTCCGCCCCGAATATACTAGCTTACTCATCAAAGGCATTCGCAAGGAAAGCTTTCAACCAGGCTTTGAGGCCTATCCCGGTGACGAAGACAACGGTAGCATGTCAGCCTGGTACATTTTCAGCTGTCTCGGATTCTACCCCCTCTGCCCTGGAAAGGACGAATATGTCTGCGGTGTGCCACTCTTTCCACAAGTCAAAATCTACCTTCCTACGAGTGACACGTGGCTTACCATCACCAGCCATAACAATTACTCTCATTTCAACTTTGTCAACAGCATCACCCTTGATGACAAACCCGTGACCAACTTTTCACACAAAGAACTCCTTGCTACCAAACAGATTGTTTTCAACCTATCCTGGTTACCAACATCTTAG
- a CDS encoding DUF1304 domain-containing protein, with the protein MSLITTILATIVALEHLYIFYLESIATQSDKTSQTFSMSKEELSRPSVDTLFKNQGIYNGLLAIFLLYGIFISHNLEIVTIFVLYVIGAAVYGAATSNKAILLKQGAPAILALLSILVLK; encoded by the coding sequence ATGTCACTTATTACTACTATTTTAGCTACTATTGTTGCTCTTGAGCATCTGTATATTTTTTATTTGGAGAGCATTGCAACACAATCAGATAAGACTAGCCAGACTTTTAGCATGAGCAAGGAAGAGTTGTCTCGTCCTTCGGTCGATACCCTCTTTAAAAATCAAGGAATTTACAACGGTCTGCTCGCTATTTTTCTCTTGTACGGAATTTTTATCTCACACAATTTGGAAATCGTAACGATTTTTGTTTTGTATGTTATCGGAGCAGCAGTGTATGGCGCAGCTACATCAAATAAGGCTATTCTCTTGAAACAAGGTGCTCCAGCCATTTTAGCGTTGTTGAGTATTTTAGTATTGAAGTAA
- a CDS encoding ABC transporter permease — protein MKKLGRTLKENWIFLLMVFPGVVWLILFFYIPVVGNVVAFKNYRLSGEGFIHSLQTSEWVGLDNFKFLFSSSDAYIITRNTILYNAGFIILGLIAAVSLAIIFSELRSKRLVKIYQTTMLFPYFLSWIIISFFVYAFLSPDRGLLNHVLTSIGMEGKSWYNVAAFWPPFLLFIGIWKGLGYNSIIYYATIMGIDPTYYEAATVDGATKWQRIRHVTIPQLTPLIIILTILAVGNIFRADFGLFFQIPRDSGTIYNVTNVLDTYVYRGLATTGDISMAAAAGLYQSVIGLILVLTTNFIVRRIDKESALF, from the coding sequence ATGAAAAAACTAGGAAGAACGCTGAAAGAAAACTGGATATTTCTATTGATGGTTTTTCCAGGAGTCGTCTGGTTAATACTGTTTTTCTATATACCAGTAGTTGGAAATGTTGTCGCTTTTAAGAATTATCGCTTGAGTGGCGAAGGGTTTATTCATAGTTTACAGACGAGTGAATGGGTCGGATTAGATAACTTTAAATTTTTATTTAGTTCGAGCGATGCCTATATTATTACGCGAAATACCATTCTTTATAATGCTGGTTTCATTATTTTAGGACTGATTGCAGCTGTATCACTTGCGATTATCTTTAGTGAATTACGTTCTAAGCGCTTGGTAAAAATATATCAGACCACAATGCTCTTTCCTTACTTTTTATCATGGATTATCATTTCTTTTTTTGTCTATGCTTTTTTGAGCCCAGACAGAGGACTGCTCAATCATGTATTAACAAGTATAGGGATGGAAGGAAAAAGTTGGTATAATGTAGCAGCGTTTTGGCCACCTTTTCTTCTCTTCATTGGTATTTGGAAGGGCTTGGGCTACAACAGCATTATTTATTATGCGACCATTATGGGAATTGATCCGACCTATTATGAGGCCGCTACGGTGGATGGCGCTACGAAGTGGCAACGAATTCGCCATGTTACGATTCCCCAATTGACCCCACTCATCATTATTTTAACGATTTTAGCTGTGGGAAATATCTTCCGCGCCGATTTTGGGCTTTTCTTCCAGATTCCGCGTGACTCGGGTACTATTTATAATGTTACAAATGTTTTAGATACTTACGTCTATCGAGGACTTGCGACGACTGGTGATATTAGTATGGCAGCGGCGGCCGGTTTGTATCAATCGGTGATTGGCTTGATTTTAGTGTTAACGACTAACTTCATTGTCCGTCGTATCGATAAAGAATCTGCTTTATTCTAG
- a CDS encoding glycoside hydrolase family 125 protein: MYSKKLVNKWLQAIAERAKNHPEWVQVFERCYTDTLDNTVKIVDDGTAFVLTGDIPAMWLRDSTAQVKPYLFLAKEDEQLRKTILGVLRRQLRFILHDPYANAFNMEDNWKGHHETDRTDLTGWIWERKYEVDSLCYPLQLAYLLWKVTGETSQFDEEFISATKAIIHLWQVEQDHSQSSYSFVREGERLEDTLVNDGTGPAFGLTGMTWSGFRPSDDACEYSYLVPSNMFAVVVLGYVVEIFEQLNLSDSEDIVSQARVLQGEIKEGIETYGKTQNQAGETIYAFEVDGLGNASIMDDPNVPSLLAAPYLGYCDLDDEVYQATRRTILSKENPYYYEGEYAKGLGSSHTFYRYIWPIALCIEGLTTKDQAEKERILDLLIACDGGTGVMHESFHVDDPTKFSREWFSWANMMFCELVLDYYGMRVEV, encoded by the coding sequence ATGTATTCAAAAAAACTAGTAAATAAATGGTTGCAAGCAATCGCAGAACGGGCAAAAAATCATCCTGAATGGGTGCAGGTATTTGAACGATGCTATACAGATACGCTGGACAATACAGTTAAAATAGTAGATGATGGCACAGCTTTTGTCTTGACTGGAGACATACCTGCCATGTGGTTGCGTGATTCAACCGCTCAAGTGAAGCCTTATTTGTTTTTAGCAAAAGAAGATGAACAATTACGCAAGACCATTCTAGGAGTATTGAGACGCCAGCTTCGTTTTATCTTGCACGATCCATATGCAAATGCTTTTAACATGGAGGATAATTGGAAAGGGCACCATGAGACGGATCGGACAGATTTGACGGGATGGATTTGGGAGAGAAAGTATGAAGTGGACTCGCTTTGTTATCCCTTGCAGCTAGCCTATCTCTTGTGGAAAGTAACGGGAGAAACCAGCCAATTCGATGAGGAATTCATCTCAGCAACAAAAGCAATCATTCATCTTTGGCAGGTAGAACAAGATCATAGTCAATCATCCTACTCATTTGTTCGTGAAGGAGAGCGTCTGGAAGATACGTTGGTAAATGATGGGACTGGACCAGCCTTTGGTCTGACAGGTATGACCTGGTCTGGATTTCGTCCGAGTGATGATGCCTGCGAGTATAGCTACCTTGTTCCGTCCAATATGTTTGCGGTAGTTGTCTTGGGGTATGTCGTGGAAATTTTTGAACAGCTCAACTTGTCTGATAGTGAAGATATCGTATCTCAGGCTAGAGTCTTGCAAGGTGAAATCAAAGAGGGGATTGAAACCTATGGCAAAACTCAAAATCAGGCAGGAGAAACCATTTATGCCTTTGAAGTAGATGGTTTAGGCAATGCCAGTATCATGGATGATCCAAATGTACCAAGCCTTCTTGCTGCGCCTTATCTAGGCTACTGTGATTTGGATGACGAGGTGTATCAGGCGACACGCCGTACAATTTTAAGTAAGGAAAATCCTTATTATTATGAGGGGGAGTATGCCAAAGGCTTGGGAAGTTCTCATACCTTTTACCGTTATATTTGGCCAATTGCGCTCTGTATTGAGGGCTTGACCACCAAGGATCAGGCTGAAAAAGAGCGAATTTTAGATTTACTGATAGCTTGTGACGGTGGAACAGGTGTTATGCATGAGAGTTTCCATGTTGATGATCCAACTAAATTCTCCCGCGAGTGGTTCTCATGGGCCAATATGATGTTTTGTGAATTAGTACTGGATTACTATGGTATGCGAGTGGAGGTCTAA
- a CDS encoding alpha-mannosidase, which translates to MENSVVHIISHSHWDREWYQSFEGHRMQLIELFDDLFDLFENDPEFKSFHLDGQTIVLDDYLAIRPENREKLQSYIDQGKLKIGPFYILQDDYLISSESNVRNSLIGHQECQKWGQSTAVGYFPDTFGNMGQAPQLLKQTGLDVAAFGRGVKPIGFDNQVLSDQQFTSQFSEMVWQGADGSEVLGILFANWYSNGNEIPVDKTEAAVFWEKKLADVKRYAATNQWLMMNGCDHQPVQKNLSEAIRVANELYPDITFVHSSFDDYIAAVREHLPANLSQVTGELTSQETDGWYTLANTASARIYLKQAYVETSNLLEQVVEPLLVLTEGESYQDQLTYAWKTLLQNAPHDSICGCSVDEVHREMEVRFEKAKAVAAFVKTNALNVWKDQLNTERASGDYLFTVVNTGLHRKRDQASVVLEVATCDFKEAPPTIAFQRMSELELPTFCIEDLEGNRIPAVIEDLGAHFNYQLPKDAFRKAYIARQVKVTVPVDLKAVSWQTFQLVVAEPVAEKGLYQDGQIETDYLKLSVGKNSLTLHDKQTGQIYSDFLQFEDRGDVGNEYLYFQPINTEPIYADLIRVEVLENTSQVARLCLVHSLTIPVSADERLEREQEGLVEYMKRSSGRSQEMIEIELTTEVTVFASDPQIRFKTHFTNTAKDHRIRVLFQTHHKGSRHVAESIFEVVERPNQPSASWENPENTQRQQAFVSLIDDEKGVTVANKGLYEYEVLNDKTLALTILRAVGELGDWGYFPTPDAECLRTFEVEYALECHRPEERFAAYRRAKAFQTPLTVVQVPVQTGTIAPAGHALEHPALAEDRICPTALKYETAGTQALLRYYNMSQEPIFLVENAQYVNLLEEVYQVEGDWIKAQEIRTEVLRQGE; encoded by the coding sequence GTGGAGAATAGTGTAGTTCATATTATCTCTCATAGTCACTGGGACCGCGAATGGTACCAGTCCTTTGAGGGGCACCGGATGCAGCTGATTGAGCTCTTTGATGATTTATTTGACTTGTTTGAAAATGATCCGGAATTTAAGAGTTTTCATCTGGACGGTCAGACCATTGTTTTAGACGATTATTTGGCTATTCGTCCTGAAAATCGCGAGAAATTGCAGTCTTATATCGATCAAGGGAAATTAAAAATCGGACCATTTTATATCCTGCAAGATGATTACCTCATTAGTAGTGAGTCCAATGTTCGCAACAGCTTAATCGGTCATCAAGAATGTCAAAAATGGGGTCAGTCAACGGCAGTTGGCTATTTTCCAGATACCTTTGGAAATATGGGACAGGCACCACAATTACTCAAGCAAACAGGACTCGATGTAGCAGCCTTTGGTCGTGGCGTTAAGCCAATTGGCTTTGATAATCAGGTTCTATCCGATCAGCAATTCACCTCGCAATTCTCGGAAATGGTCTGGCAGGGAGCGGACGGTAGTGAGGTTCTAGGAATCTTATTTGCTAACTGGTACAGTAATGGAAATGAGATTCCTGTTGATAAGACAGAAGCAGCAGTCTTTTGGGAGAAAAAACTGGCAGATGTTAAGCGCTATGCAGCAACTAATCAATGGTTGATGATGAATGGCTGCGATCATCAGCCTGTTCAAAAGAATTTGAGCGAGGCCATTCGAGTCGCAAATGAATTGTATCCTGACATTACCTTTGTCCACAGTAGTTTTGATGACTATATAGCAGCAGTCAGGGAACATCTGCCCGCTAACTTGTCTCAGGTAACAGGTGAATTGACTAGTCAGGAGACAGATGGGTGGTATACCTTGGCGAATACCGCTTCTGCTCGAATTTATCTCAAACAGGCCTATGTCGAAACCAGCAATCTCTTAGAGCAGGTGGTCGAGCCGCTTCTTGTCTTGACGGAGGGAGAATCTTACCAAGACCAGCTGACCTACGCTTGGAAAACCTTGCTTCAAAATGCTCCGCATGATAGTATTTGTGGCTGTAGTGTGGATGAAGTCCATCGTGAAATGGAAGTGCGTTTTGAAAAGGCAAAAGCAGTAGCAGCATTTGTCAAGACCAATGCCCTGAACGTTTGGAAAGACCAGCTAAATACCGAACGGGCAAGTGGAGACTATCTATTTACGGTAGTGAATACTGGCTTACACCGTAAACGAGATCAGGCGAGTGTCGTGCTAGAAGTAGCCACATGTGATTTTAAAGAAGCCCCACCTACGATTGCTTTTCAACGGATGTCAGAACTAGAACTTCCTACTTTTTGTATCGAAGATTTAGAAGGGAATCGGATTCCTGCTGTCATTGAAGATTTAGGAGCGCATTTCAACTATCAATTGCCAAAAGATGCTTTTCGTAAGGCTTATATTGCACGTCAAGTCAAGGTAACAGTTCCTGTTGATTTAAAAGCTGTTTCCTGGCAGACATTCCAGCTTGTAGTCGCTGAGCCAGTGGCAGAAAAGGGGCTCTACCAAGATGGGCAGATTGAGACAGACTATCTTAAACTTTCTGTGGGAAAAAATAGTTTGACCCTTCATGATAAGCAGACAGGCCAGATTTATTCAGATTTTCTCCAGTTTGAAGATCGAGGTGATGTTGGGAATGAATACCTCTATTTCCAACCGATTAATACCGAACCAATCTATGCTGATTTGATTAGAGTGGAAGTGCTTGAAAATACTAGCCAAGTAGCTCGTCTGTGTTTGGTTCATTCCTTGACAATTCCCGTTAGTGCAGATGAACGGTTAGAACGGGAACAAGAAGGCCTGGTTGAATACATGAAACGAAGCTCAGGTCGTTCGCAGGAAATGATAGAAATAGAGCTTACGACAGAAGTGACAGTCTTTGCTTCAGACCCGCAAATTCGCTTTAAAACACATTTTACCAATACGGCAAAAGATCACCGGATCCGCGTGCTCTTTCAGACACACCATAAGGGCTCGAGACATGTGGCGGAGAGTATTTTCGAAGTGGTTGAGCGGCCAAATCAGCCGTCAGCTTCATGGGAAAATCCTGAAAATACCCAACGGCAACAGGCTTTTGTCAGCTTGATAGATGACGAAAAAGGCGTAACAGTTGCCAATAAAGGATTATATGAATATGAAGTGTTAAATGACAAAACACTTGCCCTTACAATTCTGCGTGCAGTGGGTGAGTTGGGCGACTGGGGCTATTTCCCAACACCAGATGCAGAGTGTTTACGAACATTTGAAGTGGAATATGCACTTGAATGCCACCGTCCAGAAGAGCGTTTTGCAGCCTATAGACGAGCCAAAGCTTTTCAGACACCTCTGACGGTAGTTCAAGTTCCTGTCCAAACTGGAACAATTGCCCCAGCAGGTCATGCTCTGGAACATCCAGCCTTGGCAGAAGACAGGATTTGTCCAACAGCCTTGAAATATGAAACAGCAGGCACCCAAGCACTTCTTCGCTACTATAACATGAGTCAGGAGCCGATATTCTTAGTGGAAAATGCCCAGTATGTCAATCTGCTAGAAGAAGTTTACCAAGTAGAAGGCGATTGGATAAAAGCGCAAGAAATTCGCACGGAAGTCCTGCGACAAGGAGAATAA
- a CDS encoding ROK family protein, with amino-acid sequence MVIACIDIGGTSVKFAKMTKEGAVLEKETCPTPENLEDLLAFLQSCLSKAPYEGIAFSVPGAVNRETGIIEGISAIPYIHGFSWYDKLAIYGIPVTLENDANCVGLSELLSHPHLQNLACVVIGTGIGGAIIINGKLHRGRHNLGGEFGYMTLRKPDQHLHNWSTLASTGKLVRTVREKTGDDTYDGRRIFQEADQGNLICRDSIEQMYHYLALGILNIQYSLDPDIISIGGSISQNDIFIAGLQKKIEKLVHQYPEYSIVPSIAACHYQEDANLYGALVNWLQEEKQW; translated from the coding sequence ATGGTAATAGCGTGTATTGATATTGGTGGGACCAGCGTTAAATTTGCCAAGATGACGAAGGAAGGAGCGGTGCTTGAAAAAGAAACCTGCCCGACACCTGAAAACTTGGAAGACCTGCTTGCCTTTTTGCAGAGCTGTCTGTCAAAAGCACCCTATGAGGGGATTGCTTTTAGCGTGCCAGGGGCTGTCAATCGAGAAACAGGTATCATCGAAGGCATTAGTGCGATTCCCTATATTCATGGCTTCTCTTGGTATGACAAACTGGCAATCTATGGGATACCTGTGACTTTGGAAAATGATGCCAATTGCGTTGGTCTCAGTGAGCTCCTGTCCCATCCTCACCTGCAAAATCTTGCTTGTGTAGTCATTGGGACGGGCATTGGTGGTGCCATTATCATAAATGGCAAGTTGCATCGAGGACGGCACAATTTAGGGGGTGAATTTGGCTATATGACCTTGCGAAAGCCAGACCAGCACCTCCATAATTGGTCGACACTTGCTTCTACAGGGAAATTGGTGCGTACCGTACGTGAAAAAACGGGAGATGACACCTATGATGGTCGTAGGATTTTCCAAGAGGCTGACCAGGGCAATCTGATATGTCGTGATAGCATTGAACAGATGTATCATTACTTGGCCTTGGGGATTCTAAATATCCAGTACAGCCTTGACCCAGACATTATAAGCATTGGTGGCAGTATCAGCCAGAATGACATTTTTATCGCAGGCTTACAGAAGAAAATCGAAAAATTGGTTCATCAGTATCCCGAATACAGTATTGTTCCAAGTATTGCTGCTTGTCATTATCAAGAAGATGCGAATCTATACGGAGCCTTGGTGAATTGGCTTCAGGAGGAAAAACAATGGTAG
- a CDS encoding beta-N-acetylhexosaminidase: MVVVRGLSKQQEKAVQQVQKRLKLEDCQIDSTQSATHSLVLEGENGHYRLSYDQPFRLYRGLSLLKAALERGDKVAITEDAGYERLAYMADCSRNAVLTVEACKEMIELLALMGYSTFELYMEDTYEIKGQPYFGYFRGRYTVEELKEIEDYAALFDMEFVPCIQTLAHLSAFVKWQVKEVQELRDVDDILLAGEDKVYQLIEQMFTSLSALKTRRINIGMDEAYLVGLGRYYDKHGARERSLIMCEHLDRVLTVAEKYGFTCQMWSDMFFKLMSATANYEGELQIQPETQAYLERLKDRVTLVYWDYYQDASEKYERNFERHLSVSSNLAFAGGAWKWIGFTPHNHFSQLIAKEAHQACQRYQIKEVIVTGWGDNGGETAQFSILPALQTWAEWTYRNDLEKIAEHFVVNTGVDFEDFMQIDLANLLPHIPEHLSGINPNRYVFYQDILCPLLDQHIVVEDAQHFLQSARLLDSIAQTVGNFAYLFETQALLNQILAVKACLPKDIRKAYKQEDKEKLLIYAEADLVQLEADLERFIACFSRQWLRENKVFGLDTVDIRLGGLLQRVRRAKERLTLYAKGELTNLPELEEELLPFNDFYTGKSQSATTANQWHFIATASTIYTT; encoded by the coding sequence ATGGTAGTTGTGAGAGGTTTGTCAAAACAGCAGGAAAAAGCTGTTCAACAAGTTCAAAAACGTTTGAAGTTAGAGGATTGTCAAATAGATAGTACACAAAGTGCAACACATTCCCTTGTCCTTGAGGGGGAAAATGGCCATTATCGTCTCAGTTATGACCAGCCTTTTCGTCTTTATCGTGGGCTTAGTCTCCTAAAAGCAGCTTTGGAACGGGGAGACAAGGTTGCTATTACAGAAGATGCAGGCTATGAACGCTTGGCTTACATGGCAGACTGCTCCCGTAATGCGGTACTAACGGTTGAAGCCTGCAAAGAGATGATTGAACTTCTTGCTCTCATGGGCTACTCCACCTTTGAGCTTTACATGGAAGATACCTATGAAATTAAGGGACAACCTTATTTTGGTTATTTTAGAGGTCGCTATACGGTTGAGGAATTAAAGGAAATCGAGGACTATGCAGCTCTTTTTGATATGGAGTTTGTCCCTTGTATCCAAACCCTTGCCCATCTCAGTGCATTTGTCAAATGGCAGGTCAAAGAAGTTCAGGAACTACGGGATGTAGATGATATTTTGCTAGCTGGTGAAGATAAGGTTTACCAACTAATTGAGCAGATGTTTACGAGCTTGTCGGCTCTCAAAACGCGGAGAATCAATATTGGCATGGATGAAGCCTATCTAGTCGGACTTGGTCGCTATTATGATAAACATGGCGCACGAGAGCGTAGTCTTATTATGTGTGAGCACTTGGATCGGGTTTTGACCGTAGCGGAGAAATACGGTTTTACATGCCAGATGTGGAGTGACATGTTTTTCAAATTGATGTCTGCAACAGCCAATTATGAAGGTGAATTACAGATTCAACCTGAGACGCAAGCATATCTCGAACGCTTAAAAGATCGTGTAACCTTGGTGTACTGGGATTATTACCAAGACGCCAGTGAGAAATATGAGCGTAATTTTGAACGACATTTAAGTGTCAGCTCTAATCTTGCCTTTGCAGGTGGAGCATGGAAATGGATTGGGTTTACACCGCATAATCACTTCAGTCAGCTGATTGCAAAGGAAGCACATCAAGCTTGTCAGCGCTATCAGATTAAGGAAGTGATTGTGACTGGATGGGGAGATAATGGTGGAGAAACGGCTCAGTTTTCTATACTTCCTGCCTTGCAAACTTGGGCTGAATGGACCTACCGTAATGATTTGGAGAAAATCGCCGAACATTTTGTCGTCAATACAGGTGTGGATTTTGAGGATTTTATGCAGATTGATTTGGCAAATTTGCTACCGCATATACCTGAACATCTCAGTGGTATCAATCCAAACCGCTATGTCTTCTATCAGGATATTCTCTGTCCCTTGTTGGATCAGCATATTGTGGTAGAAGATGCCCAGCATTTCTTGCAGTCCGCAAGGCTACTGGATTCCATTGCTCAAACCGTAGGGAATTTTGCATATCTATTTGAAACACAAGCCTTACTCAATCAGATTCTCGCAGTTAAGGCTTGTCTGCCTAAGGATATTCGTAAAGCCTATAAGCAAGAGGATAAGGAGAAATTGTTAATCTATGCTGAAGCAGATTTGGTTCAGCTAGAAGCAGATTTGGAGCGCTTTATCGCTTGTTTCAGTCGTCAGTGGTTACGGGAAAATAAGGTATTTGGCTTAGATACGGTAGACATTCGCTTGGGAGGCTTGTTGCAACGTGTGCGCCGTGCCAAAGAACGCTTGACCCTTTATGCTAAGGGAGAATTGACCAACCTACCAGAATTGGAAGAAGAACTTTTGCCGTTCAATGACTTCTATACAGGTAAGAGTCAGTCAGCGACCACTGCAAATCAATGGCATTTTATCGCTACAGCGTCGACGATTTATACGACATAA